From Desmodus rotundus isolate HL8 chromosome 12, HLdesRot8A.1, whole genome shotgun sequence, one genomic window encodes:
- the MC1R gene encoding LOW QUALITY PROTEIN: melanocyte-stimulating hormone receptor (The sequence of the model RefSeq protein was modified relative to this genomic sequence to represent the inferred CDS: inserted 2 bases in 2 codons; substituted 1 base at 1 genomic stop codon), whose translation MPGEGPQMRLLGALSXPPAAPYLSLATNQTGPQGPEVCIPDRLALDLGLVSLLENMLLVATTAKDCSCPTCLHVGCPATSILLVSVSSVLGTSVALLLEVSTLATQAAMAQQLANVLNLLTCGSWVSSLCLLAAIAADLDLCIFSVLWYHSIVTQPKAXHGHLGGHCQPSTLFIACCAHTAVLLGLVSLSMAMLKLTVVLPSTSSPRQAGTPTASLAAWQQYLALQGFGLKGVVTLTTLLGSLLLCWXPFFLHLLFIVQCPQHPTCHCVFKNFHLCLALVIHNATVDPSSKPSEASSSRRHSERCFCAPWEGGCWAKGGAATTEPRLPCGWRSHLPKRTGWKVSGVVAAQTHWGQRNQHHCPGVGGRLPLRHAHSERAPPMPKDRRDPPGPHPLGREVCSWQRAALTQPQGKGSPEELDPDPQGCLRKK comes from the exons ATGCCTGGAGAGGGTCCCCAGATGAGGCTGCTGGGTGCCCTCA GACCCCCAGCTGCCCCCTACCTCAGCCTGGCCACCAACCAGACGGGTCCCCAGGGCCCGGAGGTGTGCATCCCCGACAGGCTCGCTCTTGACCTGGGGCTGGTGAGCCTGCTGGAGAACATGCTGTTGGTGGCCACCACTGCAAAGGACTGCAGCTGCCCCACGTGTTTGCACGTAGGCTGCCCGGCCACGTCCATCCTGCTGGTGAGCGTGAGTAGTGTGTTGGGGACGTCTGTCGCACTGCTGCTAGAGGTGAGCACCCTGGCCACCCAGGCTGCCATGGCACAGCAGCTGGCCAACGTCCTCAACCTGCTCACCTGTGGCTCCTGGGtgtccagcctctgcctcctggctGCCATTGCTGCGGACCTCGACCTCTGCATCTTCTCTGTGCTGTGGTACCACAGCATCGTGACGCAGCCCAAGGCATGACATGGCCATCTGGGTGGCCACTGTCAACCCAGCACCCTCTTCATCGCCTGCTGTGCTCACACAGCTGTCCTGCTGGGTCTCGTCAGCCTCTCCATGGCCATGCTGAAGCTCACAGTGGTGCTGCCATCCACAAGCTCACCCAGGCAAGCCGGCACACCCACAGCCTCTCTGGCTGCATGGCAGCAGTACCTGGCCCTCCAGGGCTTCGGGCTCAAGGGCGTGGTCACGCTCACCACCCTGCtgggcagcctcctcctctgCT GGCCCTTCTTCCTGCACCTCTTGTTCATTGTCCAGTGTCCTCAACACCCCACCTGCCACTGTGTCTTCAAGAACTTCCACCTCTGCCTGGCCCTCGTCATCCACAATGCCACTGTGGACCCCTCGTCTAAGCCTTCTGAAGCCAGTAGCTCCAGAAGACACTCTGAGAGGTGCTTCTGTGCTCCCTGGGAAGGCGGGTGCTGGGCCAAGGGAGGTGCGGCCACCACGGAGCCCCGACTCCCATGTGGCTGGCGCAGTCACTTGCCAAAGAGGACAGGCTGGAAGGTCTCTGGAGTTGTGGCTGCACAGACCCACTGGGGCCAGAGGAATCAGCATCACTGTCCAGGAGTTGGGGGAAGGCTCCCTCTCAGACACGCCCACTCTGAGAGGGCCCCGCCTATGCCCAAAGACAGGCGGGACCCACCTGGGCCCCACCCACTGGGACGAGAGGTCTGCAGCTGGCAGAGGGCTGCCCTCACTCAGCCTCAGGGGAAGGGGTCCCCAGAGGAGCTGGACCCCGACCCACAGGGCTGCCTCAGGAAGAAATGA